The Desulfomicrobium orale DSM 12838 genome includes a window with the following:
- a CDS encoding HU family DNA-binding protein has protein sequence MNKSELVQSLANKLNVPVEDAAVIVDTFFESMREALLRGDRIEIRGFGSFKIKQYEGYTGRNPKTGESVQVKPKKMPFFKAGKGLLDYLNE, from the coding sequence ATGAACAAAAGCGAACTGGTCCAGTCACTTGCGAACAAACTCAATGTTCCGGTTGAGGATGCCGCCGTCATTGTGGACACATTTTTCGAGTCCATGCGCGAAGCTCTGCTGCGCGGCGACAGAATCGAAATACGCGGCTTCGGCAGCTTCAAGATCAAGCAGTATGAAGGCTACACCGGCCGGAATCCCAAAACCGGCGAGTCCGTTCAGGTCAAACCCAAGAAGATGCCCTTCTTCAAAGCGGGCAAGGGCTTGCTGGACTATCTGAACGAATAG